A region of candidate division TA06 bacterium DNA encodes the following proteins:
- a CDS encoding phosphate butyryltransferase: MIKSFSDLMKEAKAKGPKKVAVAVAQDEVVLEALSDAAKEKIATPILFGDKKAIEDAAVKAKVDIKGWELQDIKDMAEASKAAVSAVSSGRADFLMKGLVATSTFLKAVLDKEVGLRTGRLLSHVAVMESSSYPKLILVSDGGMNVKPDLMAKVDIINNAVEISQKLGVEKPKVAVLAAIEVLNPEMQETIDATHLSKMNDRGQIKGCIIDGPLALDLAVSAEAAAHKKIKSQVAGEADIFLTPDIASGNMLVKGLIYLGGAQAAGIIAGAAKPVVMLSRADSKQQKINSIALGVVSC, encoded by the coding sequence ATGATCAAATCATTTTCCGATCTGATGAAAGAGGCCAAGGCCAAAGGGCCCAAAAAAGTGGCGGTGGCGGTGGCCCAGGACGAAGTGGTCCTTGAGGCTTTAAGCGACGCGGCCAAAGAGAAGATCGCCACTCCAATTTTATTCGGCGACAAAAAGGCGATAGAAGATGCCGCCGTCAAGGCCAAGGTGGACATCAAGGGCTGGGAACTGCAAGACATCAAGGACATGGCCGAGGCCTCAAAGGCCGCGGTGTCCGCGGTCTCCTCGGGTCGGGCCGATTTCTTGATGAAGGGGCTGGTGGCCACCTCCACCTTCCTAAAAGCCGTGCTGGACAAGGAAGTGGGCCTGCGCACCGGGCGCCTGCTGTCCCATGTGGCGGTGATGGAATCGTCGTCCTACCCCAAGCTGATACTGGTCTCGGACGGCGGGATGAACGTCAAGCCCGACCTGATGGCCAAGGTGGACATCATCAACAACGCGGTGGAGATATCGCAAAAGCTGGGGGTGGAAAAGCCCAAGGTGGCCGTGCTGGCCGCCATAGAAGTGCTCAACCCGGAGATGCAGGAAACCATAGACGCCACCCACCTTTCCAAGATGAACGACCGGGGACAGATCAAGGGCTGCATCATAGACGGCCCGCTGGCCCTGGACCTGGCGGTCTCGGCCGAGGCCGCCGCCCATAAAAAGATCAAGAGCCAGGTGGCCGGGGAGGCCGACATCTTTTTGACCCCCGACATCGCCTCGGGCAACATGCTGGTCAAGGGTCTGATCTACCTGGGCGGGGCCCAGGCCGCCGGGATCATCGCCGGGGCGGCCAAGCCGGTGGTGATGCTTTCCCGGGCCGATTCCAAGCAACAGAAGATCAATTCCATCGCCCTGGGTGTGGTCAGCTGCTGA
- the guaA gene encoding glutamine-hydrolyzing GMP synthase yields MDRINIIDFGSQYTQLIARKVREQKVYCQIIPCTAGKKKILEGDPKGLILSGGPSSVYDQNAPRIDPEIFDSAIPILGICYGMQLTSLLLGGKIHRSREREYGQATLRLNSEFRIQNSKLFQGVPSQSQVWMSHGDSVQTPPKGFAALASTANCRIAAMADVKRNIYGLQFHPEVNHTVQGQKIISNFLFQVCRCQGDWTMDSIIEQSVKDIREKAGRSKIVLGLSGGVDSSVAAVLISRAVGKQLHCIFVDNGLLRLNERAEVERVFKKQFKIPLVTVDAAARFYKKLKGVEDPEKKRKIIGREFIEVFAGAAKKIGGVGFLAQGTIYPDVIESVSFKGPSATIKSHHNVGGLPKNMRKLKLVEPLRELFKDEVRQLGLSLGLPREMVMRHPFPGPGLAVRVLGEVTRERCDILRTADRIFIDELRAAGWYQKTSQAFAVLLPVKAVGVMGDERTYQNVLALRAVNTTDFMTAEWTRLPEDLLSKVSSRIVNEVKGINRVVYDISNKPPATIEWE; encoded by the coding sequence TTGGACAGAATAAACATCATAGATTTCGGGTCGCAGTATACCCAGCTGATCGCCCGCAAGGTCAGGGAACAGAAGGTCTACTGCCAGATCATTCCCTGCACCGCCGGAAAAAAGAAGATCCTGGAAGGAGATCCCAAGGGGCTGATTCTCTCTGGCGGGCCGTCCAGCGTCTACGACCAGAACGCCCCCCGGATAGACCCGGAGATATTCGACTCCGCCATCCCCATCCTGGGGATCTGCTACGGCATGCAATTGACCTCCTTGCTGCTGGGCGGCAAGATACATCGCAGCCGGGAGCGGGAGTATGGACAGGCGACACTACGCCTGAATTCAGAATTCAGAATTCAAAATTCAAAATTGTTTCAGGGGGTGCCGTCCCAGAGCCAGGTCTGGATGAGTCACGGGGACAGCGTCCAGACGCCTCCTAAAGGCTTCGCGGCCTTGGCCTCCACTGCTAACTGCCGGATAGCGGCCATGGCAGATGTCAAACGGAACATTTACGGCCTCCAGTTCCATCCCGAGGTCAACCATACAGTTCAGGGACAAAAGATCATCTCCAACTTCCTGTTCCAGGTCTGCCGCTGTCAGGGCGACTGGACCATGGACTCCATCATAGAGCAATCGGTGAAGGACATCCGGGAGAAGGCGGGAAGATCTAAGATCGTGCTGGGCCTTTCCGGCGGGGTGGATTCCTCGGTGGCGGCGGTGCTGATCTCCAGGGCGGTGGGAAAGCAGCTGCATTGCATCTTTGTGGACAACGGCCTGTTAAGGCTGAACGAGCGGGCCGAGGTGGAGCGGGTCTTTAAAAAGCAGTTCAAGATCCCCCTGGTGACGGTGGACGCCGCGGCCAGGTTCTACAAAAAACTTAAAGGGGTGGAGGACCCGGAAAAGAAGAGAAAGATCATCGGCAGGGAGTTCATCGAGGTCTTTGCCGGGGCCGCCAAAAAGATAGGCGGGGTGGGATTCCTGGCCCAGGGCACCATCTATCCCGACGTCATAGAATCCGTTTCCTTCAAGGGGCCGTCGGCCACCATCAAAAGCCACCACAACGTGGGCGGGCTTCCCAAAAACATGCGGAAGCTTAAACTGGTGGAGCCGCTCCGGGAGCTGTTCAAGGACGAGGTCCGCCAGCTGGGCCTGTCGCTGGGCCTGCCCAGGGAAATGGTGATGCGCCATCCCTTCCCCGGACCGGGCCTGGCGGTGAGAGTTTTGGGCGAAGTGACCAGGGAGCGCTGCGACATTCTAAGGACCGCCGACAGGATATTCATAGACGAGCTTCGGGCCGCAGGCTGGTACCAAAAGACCTCGCAGGCCTTTGCGGTGCTGCTGCCGGTGAAGGCGGTGGGGGTGATGGGCGACGAGCGGACCTACCAGAACGTGCTGGCCCTAAGGGCCGTCAACACCACCGACTTCATGACCGCCGAGTGGACCAGATTGCCGGAAGATCTTCTGTCGAAAGTCTCCAGCCGGATAGTCAACGAGGTCAAAGGAATCAACCGGGTGGTCTACGACATCTCCAACAAGCCGCCGGCCACCATCGAATGGGAATGA
- a CDS encoding GIY-YIG nuclease family protein, which translates to MKQYYVYILASKRNGTLYIGVTNNLVRRVNEHKQKTVEGFTERYNVNVLVYYEIFDDIRLAIIREKRLKAWKREWKIRLIEERNPEWKELYNELS; encoded by the coding sequence ATGAAACAGTACTATGTCTATATCCTGGCCAGCAAACGTAACGGTACTTTGTATATAGGCGTGACCAATAACCTTGTTCGCAGGGTTAACGAGCATAAGCAAAAAACAGTCGAAGGTTTTACTGAAAGATACAACGTGAATGTTTTGGTTTATTACGAAATATTTGATGATATACGTCTGGCGATTATTCGTGAAAAAAGATTGAAAGCCTGGAAACGTGAATGGAAGATAAGGCTGATTGAAGAACGAAATCCAGAATGGAAAGAACTGTATAACGAATTGAGCTAA
- a CDS encoding tetratricopeptide repeat protein: MVEDFVDQGLKLEKHGHLDQALNNYNQALEADPNNADAWFYRGRILSRTDQFEDAIQAYDNAILIKPDYAKAWCNKGIVLGVLDRDEEALQALDQSIKLAPDFMEAWYNRGLALRDLGRYEEALADFDQAIKIKPDNNDAWFSKGLTYKIMGRYDESLAAMAKALELYSDDGEVSLEKAKVHLLKNQAKEALSSIARAIEADDDLKETAKSDEELQTLWESAEFKKLVS, translated from the coding sequence ATGGTCGAAGATTTTGTGGACCAGGGGCTAAAGCTGGAGAAGCACGGACACCTGGACCAGGCCCTCAACAATTACAATCAGGCTCTGGAGGCCGATCCCAACAATGCCGACGCCTGGTTCTACCGGGGCCGGATCCTGAGCCGGACCGACCAGTTCGAGGACGCCATCCAGGCCTACGACAACGCCATCCTGATCAAGCCCGATTACGCCAAGGCCTGGTGCAACAAGGGCATTGTGCTGGGGGTGCTGGACCGCGATGAAGAGGCACTGCAGGCCCTGGACCAGTCCATCAAGCTGGCCCCGGACTTCATGGAGGCCTGGTACAACCGGGGGCTGGCCCTGCGCGATCTGGGCCGTTATGAGGAGGCTCTGGCCGATTTTGACCAGGCCATCAAGATCAAGCCGGACAACAACGACGCCTGGTTTTCCAAGGGCCTGACCTACAAGATCATGGGCCGGTATGACGAGTCCCTGGCGGCCATGGCCAAGGCTTTGGAATTGTATTCCGACGACGGCGAGGTCTCGCTGGAGAAGGCCAAGGTCCACCTGCTTAAGAACCAGGCCAAGGAGGCGCTGAGCTCCATCGCCAGGGCCATAGAGGCCGACGATGATCTGAAGGAAACCGCCAAGAGCGACGAGGAACTGCAGACCCTGTGGGAGAGCGCGGAGTTTAAAAAGCTGGTTTCATAA
- a CDS encoding DUF4180 domain-containing protein, whose protein sequence is MEYALIESDGMVIDKVQDGLDLMANADIGKIILRDHQINPDFFRLRTGFAGELLQKFMNYGVSLAVIGDFSKYPGDTLIDFIRESNKNGRIVFAAS, encoded by the coding sequence ATGGAATATGCCCTGATAGAGTCGGATGGAATGGTCATCGACAAGGTGCAGGATGGTCTGGACCTGATGGCCAATGCAGACATCGGCAAAATAATTCTGCGGGACCATCAGATCAATCCGGATTTCTTCCGTTTAAGGACAGGCTTTGCAGGAGAGCTGCTGCAGAAATTCATGAATTACGGGGTCAGCCTGGCGGTGATCGGGGATTTTTCCAAGTACCCGGGAGATACCCTCATTGATTTCATCCGCGAGAGCAACAAGAACGGCCGTATAGTATTTGCAGCTTCATAG
- a CDS encoding sensor domain-containing diguanylate cyclase, whose amino-acid sequence MTKQAEDNASGLPCDIYKAILDQTYDGVYFVDNEKRITYWNKGAESISGYRPEEVITFRCSDDLLCHIDTEGRSMCGPLCPLSRAVNGGQPTGQTRVYLKHKDGRRVPVDVVSSPISGPAGERLGAVQIFRDASIYEEEAKASELLSRLAAIDPLTELLNRRKIEMELDLELKKSKRLGLPLSLIFCDLDYFKHVNDQYGHQIGDEVLKGVSRQLQAGIREYDRVARYGGEEFLIMLPQTKAEIAAEIAERLRLSVERWRLIHQEKLWPFNITISMGVAELNPKESLDSLIDRADKALYRAKQGGRNAVYVS is encoded by the coding sequence ATGACCAAACAGGCGGAGGACAATGCCAGCGGCCTGCCCTGCGACATTTACAAGGCCATCCTGGACCAGACCTATGACGGCGTGTATTTTGTGGACAACGAGAAGCGGATCACCTACTGGAACAAAGGGGCAGAAAGCATTTCCGGTTACCGGCCGGAGGAAGTGATCACTTTCCGTTGTTCCGACGACCTGCTGTGCCACATCGATACCGAGGGCCGGAGCATGTGCGGACCGCTCTGCCCCTTAAGCCGGGCGGTCAACGGCGGACAGCCCACCGGCCAGACCAGGGTCTACCTGAAACACAAGGACGGGCGCCGGGTGCCGGTGGATGTGGTCTCCTCGCCGATCAGCGGTCCCGCGGGGGAGCGGCTGGGGGCGGTCCAGATCTTCCGGGACGCCAGCATCTACGAGGAGGAGGCCAAGGCCTCGGAGCTGTTGTCCAGACTGGCGGCCATCGATCCCCTGACCGAACTGCTGAACCGGCGCAAGATTGAGATGGAGCTGGACCTGGAACTGAAGAAATCAAAGCGCCTGGGATTGCCGCTGTCCCTGATCTTCTGCGATCTGGATTATTTCAAGCACGTCAATGACCAGTACGGCCACCAGATCGGTGACGAAGTGCTGAAGGGCGTCTCCCGGCAGCTCCAGGCCGGGATCCGGGAATACGACCGGGTGGCCCGCTACGGGGGCGAGGAATTCCTGATCATGCTGCCCCAGACTAAGGCCGAGATCGCGGCCGAGATCGCCGAACGGCTGAGGCTGTCGGTGGAAAGATGGAGGCTGATCCACCAGGAAAAACTGTGGCCCTTCAATATCACCATCAGCATGGGGGTGGCCGAGCTTAACCCGAAGGAATCCTTGGATTCACTGATAGACCGGGCGGACAAGGCCCTGTACCGGGCCAAGCAGGGAGGAAGGAACGCGGTGTACGTCAGCTGA
- a CDS encoding tetratricopeptide repeat protein, whose protein sequence is MKKVVFSLLVLLPIAAWASDANMYFQIMSMNLSLDSVGTNVEEISAAIKKDSKNELLYYQRGLVYTKKRYYEKAIKDFSKIIDWDETNKWYLYQRGYVYFLNNDLDRAINDWNNALELDSSFIPVYLMRGSAYGFQGKSNLGEKDFRKAYSYTAIKADQYFYHGLSSKLLNKDLEAESDLNKALQLDSTFYRVYLIRAKTYSKMLEYDLAMKDMSAYILKDSLSWIPYLYCGTINAEFEKYEQAIREFSKAIDLAPDVGWIKIKRVELYNRTKQYQKTIDECTAIVSDTKNQGIYGSAFFLRGIAYDAIGKGNYALSDFINAGRWGVSLK, encoded by the coding sequence ATGAAAAAGGTGGTTTTCTCTCTGTTAGTATTACTGCCGATAGCTGCTTGGGCCAGTGATGCAAATATGTATTTTCAAATCATGTCCATGAATCTTTCTCTGGACAGTGTTGGGACAAATGTTGAGGAAATATCAGCAGCGATAAAAAAGGACTCTAAAAACGAATTATTATATTATCAAAGGGGATTGGTATATACAAAGAAACGGTATTATGAAAAGGCCATAAAAGATTTCAGTAAAATTATCGATTGGGATGAAACGAATAAATGGTATTTATATCAGAGAGGATATGTATATTTTCTTAATAATGATTTAGACCGGGCAATAAATGATTGGAATAACGCATTAGAACTTGATTCAAGCTTCATTCCAGTATATTTAATGAGGGGTTCGGCATATGGTTTTCAGGGGAAAAGTAATTTAGGGGAGAAAGATTTTAGAAAAGCATACTCTTATACTGCAATTAAAGCTGACCAATATTTTTATCATGGATTATCCAGTAAATTATTAAATAAAGATCTTGAGGCAGAGAGTGATTTAAACAAGGCTTTGCAACTGGATAGTACCTTTTACCGGGTATATTTGATTAGAGCAAAGACATATTCAAAGATGTTAGAATATGATCTGGCCATGAAAGATATGAGTGCGTATATTTTGAAAGACTCATTATCATGGATCCCTTATTTGTACTGCGGAACAATAAATGCAGAATTCGAAAAATATGAACAGGCAATTCGTGAATTTTCAAAAGCTATCGATTTAGCCCCTGATGTAGGCTGGATAAAGATTAAAAGAGTTGAATTGTATAATAGAACGAAACAGTACCAAAAGACGATTGATGAATGCACGGCAATAGTTTCGGACACCAAAAACCAGGGAATATATGGCTCTGCATTTTTCTTAAGGGGTATTGCTTATGATGCAATAGGAAAAGGGAACTATGCTTTGAGCGATTTCATAAATGCAGGGCGATGGGGTGTTTCCTTAAAATGA
- a CDS encoding HEAT repeat domain-containing protein — translation MANISPMLMTRLVGQLTGALRNLKMYPSSHPTSQKLFEASLMLIKEAMGTESFLSFSLAGNILLMNDKPVPDSRKEVFANFISELGKRSVGQLTFKQGIDRDQIQVFFETMAMDVEQVKAKGGLAAALALKGITNIVASGISYGGQGGGSGSIAGASVENLLPDQVVAMLKSDPSMVTEMLIKGALALADTEQGQQKLVSDLDRLEMLAKSQGGGEYAAMMAGVINGLDQRSSQMVAQVKLDNPEWSDVVRELLTKYSNEDLAKMIINKAEVLALETKNDTVVLAEKLRGMVASIPADNTRKQSLYPLVQPKLQYYGLNDEDCAFVFGQITSTQPVLERYLSGLKERPAAEMTSEAEIKALRWIIRRDENCKPALEGFLRLLADSGPGVRETALSQLLLLNDDLLTIERFDLAELVIDSITLRLRQESDERIYRQGIDMIQQIAEDLRNKQRLALVTRISKDISDIMLLMADKPVAKDMIKVLSLIGDESAIRSLILGLLKDPILEPAAEALAQIKDKALPYLLETVKESEDSNMRFKCMYVLNKIGAGVEDMAIKALSDDRWFVRRNMCVLLSLMGGENSLSPLGAVLEDKDARIRLEALKALYKLGGQNSEAWLIRAMGDKDLDVKKQAIEFAGKAGTEASVDALTELYYKKDLLGRGEPPDIKKQIITSLGTLGTKTAASVLMKIAKDKDAELAQAAQPALAGVLKKIKEQEQNKQA, via the coding sequence ATGGCTAACATATCACCGATGCTGATGACCCGGCTGGTGGGGCAGTTGACAGGGGCCCTGCGTAACCTGAAGATGTATCCGTCCAGCCACCCGACATCCCAAAAGCTGTTTGAAGCCAGCCTGATGCTGATCAAGGAAGCGATGGGGACCGAAAGCTTCCTGAGTTTCAGCCTGGCCGGCAACATTTTGTTGATGAACGATAAACCGGTGCCAGACTCCCGCAAGGAAGTGTTCGCCAATTTTATTTCCGAACTAGGGAAGCGCAGCGTGGGCCAGCTGACCTTCAAGCAGGGTATAGACCGCGACCAGATTCAGGTATTCTTTGAGACCATGGCCATGGACGTGGAGCAGGTCAAAGCCAAGGGGGGACTAGCGGCGGCCCTGGCCCTAAAGGGCATCACCAACATAGTGGCTTCGGGAATATCATACGGCGGCCAGGGCGGCGGCAGCGGTTCCATAGCAGGGGCCTCGGTGGAGAACCTGCTGCCCGACCAGGTGGTGGCCATGCTCAAGAGCGATCCCTCGATGGTGACCGAGATGCTGATCAAAGGCGCTCTGGCCCTGGCCGATACCGAGCAGGGCCAGCAAAAGCTGGTGAGCGACCTGGACCGGCTGGAGATGCTGGCCAAGTCCCAGGGCGGTGGAGAATACGCCGCAATGATGGCAGGCGTCATCAACGGCCTAGACCAGCGCAGCAGCCAGATGGTGGCCCAGGTAAAGCTGGACAATCCCGAATGGTCCGATGTGGTGCGGGAACTGCTGACCAAGTATTCCAACGAGGACCTGGCCAAGATGATAATCAACAAGGCCGAGGTGCTGGCCCTGGAGACTAAGAACGACACGGTGGTGCTGGCGGAAAAGCTGCGGGGGATGGTGGCCTCGATTCCGGCTGACAACACCCGCAAGCAGTCCCTGTATCCTTTGGTTCAGCCCAAGCTGCAATATTACGGGTTGAACGACGAGGATTGCGCCTTTGTCTTCGGGCAAATTACATCCACCCAGCCGGTGCTGGAAAGATACTTGTCCGGCCTGAAAGAACGCCCGGCAGCCGAGATGACCTCGGAGGCCGAGATCAAGGCCCTGCGTTGGATCATCAGGCGCGATGAGAACTGCAAGCCGGCCCTGGAGGGCTTTTTGAGGCTGCTGGCCGACTCCGGCCCCGGCGTCCGGGAAACAGCCCTTTCCCAGCTGCTGCTGCTGAATGACGATCTGCTGACCATCGAGCGCTTCGACCTGGCTGAGCTGGTGATAGACAGCATCACCCTGAGACTACGCCAGGAAAGTGACGAGCGGATATATCGCCAGGGCATAGACATGATCCAGCAGATTGCAGAAGACCTTAGGAACAAACAGCGACTGGCCCTGGTCACCCGCATCAGCAAGGACATCTCGGACATCATGCTTTTGATGGCCGACAAACCGGTGGCCAAGGACATGATCAAGGTGCTGAGCCTGATCGGCGACGAGTCCGCCATCCGTTCCCTGATCCTGGGCCTGTTAAAAGATCCGATCCTGGAACCGGCGGCCGAAGCCCTGGCCCAAATCAAGGACAAGGCCCTGCCCTACCTGCTGGAGACGGTTAAGGAGAGCGAGGACAGCAATATGCGTTTCAAGTGCATGTATGTCCTCAACAAGATCGGGGCCGGGGTCGAGGACATGGCCATCAAGGCCCTTTCGGACGACCGCTGGTTTGTGCGGCGGAATATGTGCGTGCTGCTTTCGCTGATGGGCGGAGAGAACTCCCTGAGCCCGCTGGGGGCTGTGCTGGAGGACAAGGATGCCCGGATCAGGCTGGAAGCCCTTAAGGCACTTTATAAATTGGGCGGTCAGAATTCCGAAGCCTGGCTGATCAGGGCCATGGGTGACAAGGATCTTGATGTGAAAAAACAAGCCATCGAATTCGCCGGCAAGGCCGGCACCGAGGCCTCGGTGGACGCACTGACCGAGCTGTATTACAAAAAGGACCTGCTGGGCCGGGGTGAACCGCCGGACATAAAAAAACAAATCATAACATCTCTGGGAACGTTGGGCACCAAGACAGCGGCCTCGGTATTGATGAAGATAGCCAAGGATAAGGATGCCGAACTGGCTCAGGCCGCCCAGCCGGCCCTGGCCGGAGTCCTGAAGAAAATAAAAGAGCAAGAACAGAATAAACAGGCATGA
- the buk gene encoding butyrate kinase yields MSIIKKPAKKKTGKEAVKQKKSAAPKKVNKVKKTKVVKRTAAGKKGREASKRIKILKGVRGKKVAAGKVRIPKDLLILVLNPGSTSTKVAVYKGAKPLVSESIDHNKAEIERYARIVDQYPMRKQVVLDFLSRNKIDPKSLAAVVDRGGLLKPISSGTYVINDAMLSDLREAKRGEHISNVGAFIAKEIADQSGAQAFIVDAVSVDEFSPLARISGLAEIERKSLLHALNMRMAALQACQELNKKLEQVNLIVAHLGGGISISPVDHGKFVDVNNANEGGPFSPERAGGVPTGALVKMCFSGKYTADEIKKKLTRSGGLSAYTDTNRANEVKDRVLKGDKQAEEIFRAMAYQIAKEIGACATVLKGKVDAIVVTGGVAHNQIFTDWIKERTAFITPKYFVYPGEDEMPALAAGALRVLKGEEKAREY; encoded by the coding sequence ATGTCTATAATTAAGAAACCGGCCAAGAAAAAAACGGGCAAGGAGGCTGTGAAGCAGAAAAAGTCTGCAGCCCCCAAAAAGGTCAACAAGGTGAAAAAGACGAAAGTGGTCAAGAGAACTGCTGCGGGAAAGAAGGGCAGGGAGGCGTCTAAAAGGATAAAGATATTAAAAGGGGTACGGGGTAAAAAGGTTGCGGCAGGGAAAGTGAGAATTCCCAAGGACCTGCTGATCCTGGTGCTCAATCCCGGCTCCACCTCCACCAAGGTGGCGGTCTATAAAGGGGCGAAACCTCTGGTCTCCGAGTCCATAGACCACAACAAGGCCGAGATCGAAAGATACGCCAGGATAGTGGACCAGTATCCCATGCGCAAGCAGGTGGTGCTTGACTTTTTGTCAAGGAACAAGATTGACCCAAAATCCCTGGCGGCGGTGGTGGACCGGGGCGGGCTGCTTAAGCCCATTTCCTCCGGCACTTACGTCATCAATGACGCCATGCTCAGCGACCTGCGCGAAGCCAAGCGCGGCGAGCACATCTCCAACGTGGGGGCCTTCATCGCCAAGGAGATCGCCGATCAGTCAGGCGCCCAGGCCTTCATCGTGGACGCGGTCTCGGTGGACGAATTTTCTCCGCTGGCCCGGATCTCGGGGCTGGCCGAGATCGAGCGCAAGTCCCTGCTGCACGCCCTTAACATGAGGATGGCCGCCCTGCAGGCCTGCCAGGAACTGAACAAAAAGCTGGAACAGGTCAACCTGATCGTGGCCCACCTGGGCGGCGGCATCTCCATCTCGCCGGTGGACCACGGCAAATTCGTGGATGTCAACAATGCCAACGAGGGCGGGCCTTTCTCTCCGGAGCGGGCCGGGGGCGTGCCCACCGGGGCCCTGGTCAAGATGTGCTTCTCCGGCAAATACACCGCCGACGAGATCAAGAAAAAGCTGACCCGCAGCGGCGGGCTGTCGGCCTACACCGACACCAACCGGGCCAACGAGGTCAAGGACCGGGTGCTGAAAGGCGACAAGCAGGCCGAGGAGATATTCCGGGCCATGGCCTACCAGATAGCCAAGGAGATCGGGGCCTGCGCCACGGTGCTTAAGGGCAAAGTGGACGCCATAGTGGTCACCGGGGGCGTGGCCCACAACCAGATCTTCACCGACTGGATAAAAGAGCGGACGGCCTTCATCACGCCCAAGTATTTCGTTTATCCCGGCGAGGACGAGATGCCGGCATTGGCAGCCGGAGCGCTGAGGGTGCTTAAGGGCGAGGAGAAAGCCAGGGAATATTGA
- the buk gene encoding butyrate kinase — protein MPFKVLAINPGSTSTKIAVYEDGKAIFKDTLRHSAEELAPFKRITDQFDFRKQVIEDALAKGGINIKDLSAIIGRGGLFKPIPSGTYAVNQAMLDYIKAGTGGDHASNLGCLIADDLARDAGVKSYIVDPVVVDELNPLARYSGLPELPRVSIFHALNQKAVARRAAKDLGKKYEELNLIVVHLGGGISVGIHEKGKVVDVNNALNGDGPFAPERAGSLPTGDLVKMCFSGKYTIDEMNKKLAGKGGCVSHLGTNDGREMEDKVKAGDAKTILIIQAMAYQNAKTIGEMATVVNGKVDAIVLTGSFAYFPEFVEWIKERVSWIAPVKVYPGEDEMTALAEAGMRILKGEEQAREYA, from the coding sequence GTGCCCTTCAAAGTCCTGGCCATCAACCCCGGCTCCACCTCCACCAAAATAGCGGTGTACGAGGACGGCAAAGCCATATTCAAAGACACCCTGCGCCACTCCGCCGAGGAGCTGGCCCCCTTCAAGCGGATCACCGACCAGTTCGACTTCCGCAAGCAGGTGATCGAGGACGCCCTGGCCAAGGGCGGGATCAACATCAAGGACCTCAGCGCTATCATCGGGCGGGGAGGCTTGTTCAAGCCGATCCCCTCGGGCACCTACGCGGTCAACCAGGCCATGCTGGATTATATCAAGGCCGGCACCGGCGGGGACCACGCCTCCAACCTCGGCTGCCTGATAGCCGACGACCTGGCCCGCGACGCCGGGGTCAAGTCCTACATCGTGGATCCGGTGGTGGTGGACGAACTGAATCCTTTGGCCCGTTATTCAGGACTGCCGGAGCTTCCCCGGGTCAGCATCTTCCACGCCCTCAACCAGAAGGCGGTGGCCCGCCGGGCGGCCAAGGATCTCGGCAAAAAATACGAGGAGCTGAACCTGATCGTGGTGCACCTGGGCGGAGGGATCTCGGTCGGCATCCACGAAAAGGGCAAGGTGGTGGACGTCAACAATGCGCTCAACGGCGACGGGCCGTTCGCCCCGGAGCGGGCCGGCAGCCTGCCCACCGGCGACCTAGTCAAGATGTGCTTCTCCGGCAAGTACACCATCGACGAGATGAACAAGAAGCTGGCCGGCAAGGGCGGCTGCGTCTCGCACCTGGGCACCAACGACGGTCGGGAGATGGAGGACAAGGTCAAGGCCGGGGACGCCAAGACAATTTTGATCATCCAGGCCATGGCCTACCAGAACGCCAAGACCATCGGCGAGATGGCCACGGTGGTCAACGGCAAGGTGGACGCCATAGTGCTGACGGGCTCCTTCGCCTACTTCCCGGAATTCGTGGAGTGGATCAAGGAACGGGTCTCCTGGATCGCCCCGGTAAAAGTCTACCCCGGCGAGGACGAGATGACGGCCCTGGCCGAGGCCGGAATGCGGATATTGAAAGGCGAGGAGCAGGCCAGGGAGTATGCTTGA